A section of the Enterococcus montenegrensis genome encodes:
- a CDS encoding HAMP domain-containing sensor histidine kinase, whose protein sequence is MSKKNRTFNKELKGPSLTIKWAFASSFFIFIVFTIFAVITYKSSINLIVAKERHNVEEVISEVTSRLANGQEELTTQSAYFAIAKISNEDRTPDAISHLDGDILQLDQFVSELGQPELNLYVYNLKKEPILKTHENDFELVQTKRKEPTIITMKGSTGFLSIHPIFSKVTREKIGYAQTFYELSSFYEIRSKLLLTLIILEVVSLILSSFLGFFLSTYFLKPLKVLRDTMDTIRKDPESDAYMPKIDTDDELADLADIFNDMLERMRMYIEQQKQFVEDVSHELRTPVAVIEGHLSMLQRWGKNEPEILDEALNASQQEISRMKSLVQEMLDLSRAEQVELHYANEVTQAKEVTYQVFNNFKMLYPEFTFTLDDDLTKEETLAIYRNHFEQIIIIILDNAVKYSTERKEVHLKIGKSNQFFEIDIQDFGEGISETDLEKVFHRFYRVDKARARTKGGNGLGLSIAKQLIDSYKGEIVVDSVVGQGTVFKIYIPIK, encoded by the coding sequence GTGAGCAAAAAAAATAGAACTTTTAACAAAGAACTGAAAGGCCCATCCTTAACAATTAAGTGGGCCTTTGCAAGTTCTTTCTTTATATTTATCGTCTTTACGATTTTTGCGGTTATTACCTATAAGTCTTCGATTAACTTAATCGTAGCTAAAGAACGACACAATGTAGAAGAAGTCATTTCAGAGGTCACTTCCCGCTTGGCTAATGGACAAGAAGAATTGACAACGCAAAGTGCCTATTTTGCGATTGCAAAAATTTCCAATGAAGATCGTACGCCTGATGCTATTTCCCATTTAGATGGCGATATTTTACAACTTGATCAGTTTGTCTCAGAATTAGGGCAACCCGAATTAAACTTGTATGTCTACAACTTGAAAAAAGAGCCCATTTTAAAAACTCATGAAAATGATTTCGAATTAGTGCAGACAAAACGTAAAGAACCAACTATTATTACGATGAAAGGTTCAACTGGCTTTTTATCCATTCATCCAATCTTTTCCAAGGTGACAAGAGAAAAAATTGGTTATGCACAAACTTTTTATGAGTTGTCTTCTTTTTACGAAATTCGCAGTAAGCTATTATTAACTTTAATTATTTTAGAAGTAGTTTCATTAATTTTATCTAGTTTCTTAGGCTTTTTTTTGTCGACGTATTTCTTGAAACCATTAAAAGTTTTGCGCGATACAATGGATACTATCCGTAAAGATCCAGAATCTGATGCATATATGCCTAAAATTGACACCGATGATGAATTAGCAGATTTGGCGGATATTTTTAATGATATGTTAGAGAGGATGCGGATGTACATTGAACAACAAAAGCAATTTGTTGAAGATGTTTCCCATGAATTGCGAACGCCAGTAGCGGTTATAGAAGGACATTTAAGTATGTTGCAACGCTGGGGAAAAAATGAACCTGAAATATTAGATGAAGCCTTGAATGCAAGTCAACAAGAAATTAGTCGCATGAAAAGCTTAGTTCAAGAGATGCTTGATTTATCTCGTGCTGAACAAGTGGAGCTTCATTATGCAAATGAAGTAACGCAAGCAAAAGAAGTGACGTATCAGGTCTTTAATAACTTTAAAATGCTGTATCCAGAATTTACCTTTACGTTGGATGATGATTTAACAAAAGAAGAGACGTTAGCAATTTATCGCAACCATTTCGAACAAATTATTATTATTATTTTGGATAATGCCGTGAAATATTCAACTGAACGAAAAGAAGTACACTTAAAAATTGGAAAAAGTAACCAATTTTTTGAAATTGATATTCAAGACTTTGGCGAAGGCATCTCGGAAACAGACTTAGAAAAAGTTTTCCATCGGTTTTATCGTGTTGATAAAGCCCGTGCGCGCACAAAAGGAGGCAACGGCTTAGGTCTTTCTATAGCCAAGCAGTTAATTGACAGTTACAAAGGTGAAATTGTGGTTGATAGTGTTGTAGGACAAGGAACGGTGTTCAAAATATATATTCCAATTAAATAG